Proteins from one Triticum aestivum cultivar Chinese Spring chromosome 7A, IWGSC CS RefSeq v2.1, whole genome shotgun sequence genomic window:
- the LOC123149631 gene encoding uncharacterized protein, with translation MHEALGCGARDQVVPDMMHRGDTTMGEAVAPDLPEQRISTVTPLGNKRLALPGGGQQSNPLPLAVVPAMPPQPPAPHNYGFSPFELELHHFFYPDHVCMGLYETAEMLSEPSELSRTWFEHFNPTILRLDGHKIKYQFSLLGEMLYTRLDAWVRGWNERESRMMQEYTCQTGGVWFLLMFCYTWIASILPRHASSCWGCLLHQG, from the exons ATGCATGAGGCCCTTGGCTGTGGTGCAAGGGATCAAGTGGTGCCTGATATGATGCATCGTGGAGATACCACCATGGGCGAAG CTGTTGCGCCGGACCTGCCAGAACAACGTATTTCTACAGTCACACCGCTAGGGAACAAGAGGCTTGCCTTACCTGGAGGTGGCCAGCAGAGTAACCCACTACCTCTAG CGGTTGTTCCAGCAATGCCACCCCAGCCACCTGCTCCACATAATTATGGCTTTTCGCCGTTTGAGCTGGAACTTCATCACTTCTTCTACCCAGACCACGTCTGCATGGGTTTATATGAGACGGCCGAAATGCTTAGCGAGCCGTCCGAACTTAGCAG GACTTGGTTCGAACACTTCAATCCTACTATCCTACGCCTGGATGGTCACAAGATCAAGTACCAGTTCAGTTTGCTTGGAGAAATGTTGTACACGAGACTCGATGCATGGGTGCGTGGGTGGAATGAGAGAGAGAGTAGGATGATGCAAGAGTACACCTGCCAAACTGGAGGGGTTTGGTTCCTCCTGATGTTCTG CTACACATGGATAGCATCGATACTGCCGAGACACGCGAGCTCTTGTTGGGGATGCTTGCTGCACCAAGGCTAG